In the Pontibacillus sp. HMF3514 genome, GGGAGCGGAAAGATAACGCAGGTCCTTCGTGAACATCAAGTCCAATTCCGTGACCAGTCGAATGGCCAAAGTATTCGCCATATCCTTTTTCCTTAATATAATCACGGGTTAAATCATCAGCTTCTTTTGCTGTAATACCAGCTTTCAATCCTTTCATTCCACGTTCTTGAGCTGCTAAAACGGTGTCGTAGATTTCACGAAGTTCATCGCTAATCTCCCCAACTGCAACTGTACGTGTAATGTCTGAGCAATACCCTTTGTAAAGAGCACCAAAATCCAGTGTTACGAGCTCACCAGATTGGATTGTTTTATCAGATGCAACGCCATGTGGAAGCGCAGCGCGATAGCCTGAAGCTACAATAATATCAAAAGATGAAGAAGTTGCTCCTTGCTTTCTCATGAAAAATTCTAACTCATTAGACACATCGATTTCTTTTACACCTGGCTTTATGTAAGAAAGGATATGGTCAAATGCCGCATCCGCAATCTCAGTTGCTTCCTTTAATATCTTAATCTCATCATCATTTTTAATCAAGCGTAATTTTTCAACGATTCCTGACGTTGGGACAAGCTCTGCCTCAACAACTTGGTTATACGTTTCATATAAACCGAATGTAACATCTTGCTTCTCAAAACCGAGGCGCTTTACACCAAGACGCTTCGCCTGGCTTGCCACTTCCTCATGAATCGGAGTTGTGTGCTGCACGATGTCAAAGCCTTTTGCTTCCTCATTCGCTTGTTCCATATAACGGAAATCCGTAATAAATAGCGCGTCCTCTTGTGTAATGAGAACAACCCCTGCTGTTCCTGTAAACTCTGTCATGTAACGACGATTTTTTCCATTTGTAATTAATAAAGCATCAAGATCTTGATCCTTTAAACTCTTACGTAGTTTCGTTACTTTCTCCATCCTCATTCTCCTCCCTAAAATGATCGATAAAGGCTTGTGCTGCCAATGTGTACCCAACGGTTCCCATACCCACGATTTGTCCCCATGTTACAGGGGAAATCAGCGACGTATGGCGAAATGATTCTCGTTTATGAACATTGGAAATATGTACTTCAATCACAGGAACATCAATACTCGCAATCGCATCTCGCAGCGCTATGCTCGTATGTGTATAAGCTCCTGGATTAAAAATAATGCCCGTTGTCTCGTATCGGGATTCATGAATGGCATCAATCAGGTCACCTTCATGATTTGATTGAAATGCATCAAACTCCCAACCATTCTCTTTAAGTGTTGTCTCAACTTCATGTTCAATATCAGCCAACGTTTTTTGACCGTAAACTCCAGGCTCTCGGGTCCCTAACAGGTTCAAATTGGGTCCATTTAATAGTAATAATCTCTTCATAATTCATCTCCCTCTATGTGAATAGGCGGGAATTTTCCGACACTTTTTTAGGATAACACAATATCGAGATTAGTTGGGAGCGTTTTGGCTGGATTGATTGTTTTCCAAGTACTCATACGAGATGGAATACCCTACAAATGTTCCATATAATATAAAGAGACATAATGTTGTAACGATCGTATCACTCTCAAATTGGTCGAATTCTGGTACAGCTGAAAATACTGGATTAAATAAGTAAAAAATTAAAAACCATAAGGCTACACCAAATAAAATAGCAGGTGCTAATCCCTTAGCTTTCTTTAAAAGGGAAAAGTAGATAATAGCCGTCCCTAAAGAAAGTAGACCAACTGCTAAAATACCAATGAATTCTCCTATCCAACCACTTGTCCAGTCTGTTTGAATCCAGGATCGTAACACAAATGTCGCTGCCGAAACTGAACTAAAATTTAGCACATACGCAATGGATCCAACAAAACTCCATAGAATCCCTCCGACAAAGCCAATCACCAATGCTTTTGAGAAAACAGGTACAGGCTGTTCCTGTTGATTTTGTTCTAATTCTTTATTTTGTTCTTCACCTTTGTTTTGTTCTTGCTCCATTTCCGTCACCTCCGTTTGTTAGGATAGCCAAAAATGGGATATTCCATGCTTTTTCTCTCCAGGGACTAGAGGAAGAGAGCTATTTCTAGTAAAATAGAGGAAAATCAAAGATTGAACATCCGAGGATGGTGGAAAATATGAGCGAACACAAGCAACCTGCCTATGGTGGTCAGGCTGTCGTTGAAGGAGTTATGTTTGCAGGGCAAAAAAGTTATGTGACCGCTGTAAGACGTAAAGATGACTCCATTGAATATTTTGAAGTAGAACGGAAACAATCTAAAATAGCAAACCGTTTAAAGAAGATCCCTTTTCTTCGTGGGTTAGTAGCCCTTGTAGAAGCAAGTGCAAACGGAACCAAACACCTAAACTTCTCAAGTGAACGCTACGATGTTGACCCAGCAGATGATGATCAGATTCAAAGTGAAGAAGAAACATCTAAACTCGCAATGGTAATTGGAATTGGGGCTGTCGGAGTTTTATCATTTCTATTTGGTAAACTCATTTTCACGTTAACCCCAGCTTTAGTAGCTTCGTTTTTTGAACCTATCGTTCCCGGTAAAACGGGCCAAGTTTTACTCGAAGGTCTCATCAAATTTGTGCTGCTTTTAGCATATATATATATTATATCGCTAACCCCACTCATTAGACGGGTATTCCAATATCACGGAGCAGAGCACAAAGTGATTAACGCTTATGAAAATGGCGCTGATTTAACGGTTGAAGATGTTCAAAAACACTCTCGTCTTCATTATCGCTGTGGATCAAGTTTCATTCTATTTACTGTATTTGTCGGTTTATTCATTTATTTACTGCCGTTTGTAGCAATAGACCCACTTTGGTGGAGAATGGTGAACCGCATCTTGCTACTTCCTTTTGTAATTGGGATTTCTTTTGAAGTTTTACAATTAACAAACAAAGTGAGAAACGTACCATTCCTTAAGGTTCTTGGTTACCCTGGCCTATGGTTACAACTGCTTACAACAAAGGAACCAAAAGACGATCAAGTCGATGTTGCCATACATTCTTTCAAAAAAGTGCTTGAAAATGATAAAAATGAAGGAAA is a window encoding:
- a CDS encoding Xaa-Pro peptidase family protein, yielding MEKVTKLRKSLKDQDLDALLITNGKNRRYMTEFTGTAGVVLITQEDALFITDFRYMEQANEEAKGFDIVQHTTPIHEEVASQAKRLGVKRLGFEKQDVTFGLYETYNQVVEAELVPTSGIVEKLRLIKNDDEIKILKEATEIADAAFDHILSYIKPGVKEIDVSNELEFFMRKQGATSSSFDIIVASGYRAALPHGVASDKTIQSGELVTLDFGALYKGYCSDITRTVAVGEISDELREIYDTVLAAQERGMKGLKAGITAKEADDLTRDYIKEKGYGEYFGHSTGHGIGLDVHEGPALSFRSQQTLESGMVVTVEPGIYVPNVGGCRIEDDTVVTENGNERLSHSTKELITL
- the aroQ gene encoding type II 3-dehydroquinate dehydratase, whose product is MKRLLLLNGPNLNLLGTREPGVYGQKTLADIEHEVETTLKENGWEFDAFQSNHEGDLIDAIHESRYETTGIIFNPGAYTHTSIALRDAIASIDVPVIEVHISNVHKRESFRHTSLISPVTWGQIVGMGTVGYTLAAQAFIDHFREENEDGESNETT
- a CDS encoding YqhR family membrane protein, translating into MEQEQNKGEEQNKELEQNQQEQPVPVFSKALVIGFVGGILWSFVGSIAYVLNFSSVSAATFVLRSWIQTDWTSGWIGEFIGILAVGLLSLGTAIIYFSLLKKAKGLAPAILFGVALWFLIFYLFNPVFSAVPEFDQFESDTIVTTLCLFILYGTFVGYSISYEYLENNQSSQNAPN
- a CDS encoding DUF1385 domain-containing protein, with amino-acid sequence MSEHKQPAYGGQAVVEGVMFAGQKSYVTAVRRKDDSIEYFEVERKQSKIANRLKKIPFLRGLVALVEASANGTKHLNFSSERYDVDPADDDQIQSEEETSKLAMVIGIGAVGVLSFLFGKLIFTLTPALVASFFEPIVPGKTGQVLLEGLIKFVLLLAYIYIISLTPLIRRVFQYHGAEHKVINAYENGADLTVEDVQKHSRLHYRCGSSFILFTVFVGLFIYLLPFVAIDPLWWRMVNRILLLPFVIGISFEVLQLTNKVRNVPFLKVLGYPGLWLQLLTTKEPKDDQVDVAIHSFKKVLENDKNEGKSGIQGSKVIS